In Bacillus toyonensis BCT-7112, a single window of DNA contains:
- a CDS encoding DUF4261 domain-containing protein: protein METQIVIGVPGLWKDRTELIQEVVSKSNYMLAGNSMHHKEKEIGFEIDIYEQDPSLREAFFYASGERFDEELLRDLEKHTYTVYVIAKVDDTERLQEVIDVGMELLNAGGLALKVETAGVAYSKEEWQGLAEDKEIFPMYSHLVTLVGDEEDGYYSCGMQAFNLPDVVLDGGIEPEVAVDLLNDFNLHNILEKPNLKDGDTISFKEDAPVYLLSHYIDSRYEQEDPFYNPCGVWKLESASPKKSIFQKLRSMLRG, encoded by the coding sequence ATGGAGACACAAATCGTTATTGGAGTACCTGGTTTATGGAAAGATAGAACAGAATTAATACAAGAAGTTGTGAGTAAAAGTAACTATATGTTAGCAGGGAATAGTATGCACCATAAGGAGAAGGAGATTGGCTTTGAAATCGATATATATGAACAAGATCCTTCTTTGAGAGAGGCTTTCTTCTATGCAAGTGGTGAGCGTTTTGATGAAGAATTGCTTCGGGATTTGGAGAAGCATACTTATACAGTGTATGTTATTGCAAAAGTTGACGATACAGAGAGGTTACAAGAAGTAATTGATGTAGGAATGGAACTTTTAAATGCAGGTGGACTTGCTTTAAAAGTTGAAACAGCAGGTGTAGCTTATTCAAAAGAAGAATGGCAAGGGCTTGCAGAGGATAAGGAAATCTTTCCTATGTATTCACATCTTGTAACTTTAGTTGGAGATGAAGAGGACGGTTATTATTCATGTGGAATGCAAGCATTTAATCTACCAGACGTTGTTTTAGACGGAGGAATAGAGCCGGAAGTAGCTGTAGATTTATTAAATGATTTTAACCTACATAATATATTGGAAAAACCTAATTTGAAAGATGGAGATACAATTAGTTTCAAAGAAGATGCTCCAGTGTATCTTTTATCTCATTATATAGATAGTCGTTATGAACAAGAGGATCCATTTTATAATCCGTGTGGGGTATGGAAGTTAGAGAGTGCTTCGCCAAAGAAATCTATATTTCAAAAATTGAGGAGTATGCTAAGAGGATGA
- the thiT gene encoding energy-coupled thiamine transporter ThiT — protein sequence MRNTNLQAMIESAILAAFAMVIDILPLSIKLPTGGSISFAMIPIFIIAYRWGFKSAFLGGLVWGLLQIVVGDAYILTPVQAFIEYFIAFAFIGFAGLFYRPIQNALLASNANGNEQSNLSSHKDKPSSKQNQGKKVIGFIIVATFIGSLARYFCHFIAGIIFWGQYAPKGQSAVLYSLIVNGSTMLGSFILCTVLLIFLFITSPRLFKSINAYQINANKKGA from the coding sequence ATGCGTAACACTAATTTACAAGCGATGATCGAATCTGCTATTCTTGCAGCCTTCGCCATGGTCATCGACATTTTACCATTATCAATTAAACTTCCAACAGGCGGTTCTATCTCATTCGCTATGATTCCTATTTTTATTATTGCTTACCGCTGGGGCTTTAAATCAGCTTTCTTAGGTGGTTTAGTTTGGGGACTGTTACAAATTGTCGTAGGTGATGCCTACATTTTAACACCAGTTCAAGCATTCATTGAGTACTTCATTGCCTTTGCTTTTATCGGATTTGCCGGGTTATTCTATCGTCCAATTCAAAATGCACTTTTAGCATCTAATGCGAATGGCAACGAACAATCAAACTTAAGTAGCCATAAAGATAAACCTTCATCAAAACAAAACCAAGGAAAGAAAGTAATTGGATTCATTATCGTTGCTACATTTATCGGTAGTCTAGCTCGTTACTTCTGTCACTTTATTGCCGGTATTATTTTCTGGGGACAATATGCACCGAAAGGTCAATCAGCTGTGCTATATTCATTAATCGTAAATGGCAGCACAATGCTTGGTTCTTTTATTCTATGTACAGTTTTACTTATATTTTTATTTATCACTTCACCACGCTTATTCAAAAGCATCAATGCTTATCAAATAAATGCAAACAAAAAGGGCGCTTAA
- the hpt gene encoding hypoxanthine phosphoribosyltransferase, which produces MKIEIKDTLISEEQLQAKVKELALQIERDFEGEEIVVIAVLKGSFVFAADLIRHIKNEVTIDFISASSYGNQTETTGKVKLLKDIDVNITGKNVIVVEDIIDSGLTLHFLKDHFFMHKPKALKFCTLLDKPERRKVDLKAEYVGFQIPDEFIVGYGIDCAEKYRNLPFIASVVTE; this is translated from the coding sequence ATGAAAATTGAAATAAAAGACACTTTAATTTCTGAAGAACAATTACAAGCAAAAGTAAAAGAACTAGCACTTCAAATCGAGCGTGACTTTGAAGGAGAAGAAATCGTAGTAATCGCAGTATTAAAAGGTTCATTCGTATTCGCTGCTGATTTAATTCGTCACATTAAAAACGAAGTAACAATCGACTTTATCTCTGCATCTAGCTACGGAAATCAAACAGAAACAACTGGAAAAGTAAAACTATTAAAAGATATCGATGTAAACATTACTGGAAAAAACGTAATTGTCGTAGAAGACATTATCGATTCTGGTTTAACACTTCACTTCTTAAAAGATCACTTCTTCATGCACAAACCAAAAGCATTGAAATTCTGTACGTTACTTGATAAACCTGAACGCCGTAAAGTGGACTTAAAAGCTGAATATGTTGGCTTCCAAATTCCAGACGAATTTATCGTTGGCTACGGTATCGACTGCGCAGAAAAATATCGTAACTTACCATTTATCGCTTCAGTTGTAACGGAGTAA
- a CDS encoding DUF7003 family protein: MLDNINEKVINVQKDILRLLDRKQSKYEFPILDNENMDISQVKFFLFFKENQDWLMVFQFVGTGSLGVFNDIQVYGDRITHSMGDDGILQLNDGDYELFDDEGEFILDIYNGSLKIREHHFEYQFTEEDYANNGIEVQTTEQYPTYFMRMLATNDEAKELLWWDKEEILEEFGLEGDWQVAYETEEWKHVEEEKVSENEFFQSVAAAIEKKDPSVIVNKNANTHWKNWVEFDCD; this comes from the coding sequence ATGTTAGATAATATTAATGAAAAGGTGATAAATGTGCAAAAAGATATTTTAAGGTTATTAGATAGAAAGCAAAGTAAGTATGAATTTCCTATCTTAGATAATGAAAATATGGATATTTCACAAGTGAAATTCTTTCTTTTCTTTAAAGAGAATCAGGATTGGTTAATGGTGTTTCAATTTGTTGGTACAGGTTCATTAGGTGTATTTAATGATATTCAAGTATATGGAGATAGAATTACTCATTCAATGGGTGATGATGGTATTTTGCAATTAAATGATGGCGATTATGAGTTGTTTGATGATGAAGGTGAATTTATACTGGATATTTATAACGGCAGTTTAAAGATTCGTGAGCATCATTTTGAATATCAATTTACAGAAGAAGATTATGCGAATAATGGAATAGAAGTACAAACGACAGAGCAGTATCCAACATACTTCATGCGTATGCTTGCTACTAATGATGAAGCTAAAGAATTATTATGGTGGGATAAAGAAGAAATTTTAGAAGAGTTTGGTTTAGAAGGCGACTGGCAAGTAGCTTATGAAACGGAAGAATGGAAACATGTTGAAGAAGAAAAAGTAAGTGAAAATGAATTCTTCCAATCAGTAGCCGCTGCAATAGAGAAGAAAGATCCAAGTGTTATTGTGAATAAAAATGCTAATACGCATTGGAAAAATTGGGTGGAATTTGATTGTGACTGA
- a CDS encoding response regulator transcription factor yields the protein MSKNILIVEDEEILREILKDYFLSEQYVVFEARDGKEALVVFEEEEVDLVILDIMLPELDGWSVCRRIRKTSEVPIIMLTARVDEDDTLLGFELGADDYVTKPYSPPILLARAKRLLESRKASKKPLENEDDTLSIHGIHVHFPSRTVTVDEVDVSLTHTEFEILVYFMKNQGIVLTREQLISRIWGYEFAGDDRTVNSHIRNLRNKLGEKAKYITTVVRTGYKFEGNV from the coding sequence ATGTCAAAAAACATTTTAATTGTTGAAGATGAAGAGATTTTACGTGAAATATTAAAAGATTATTTTTTAAGTGAACAATATGTAGTGTTTGAAGCAAGGGACGGGAAAGAAGCTTTAGTTGTATTTGAAGAAGAAGAGGTTGATTTAGTTATTTTAGATATTATGTTGCCGGAACTCGATGGATGGTCTGTTTGCCGAAGAATTCGGAAGACGTCCGAGGTGCCTATTATTATGTTGACGGCGCGCGTAGATGAAGATGATACGTTACTTGGTTTTGAACTTGGGGCAGATGACTATGTGACGAAGCCGTACAGTCCACCAATTTTATTAGCAAGAGCGAAACGATTATTAGAAAGTAGAAAAGCATCGAAGAAACCTTTAGAGAATGAAGATGATACGTTATCAATTCATGGTATCCACGTTCATTTTCCATCACGTACTGTTACTGTTGATGAGGTAGATGTTAGTTTAACGCATACGGAGTTTGAAATATTGGTGTATTTCATGAAAAACCAAGGAATTGTACTAACAAGGGAACAATTAATTTCAAGAATTTGGGGATATGAATTTGCTGGTGATGATCGAACGGTTAATAGCCATATTCGTAATTTAAGAAATAAATTAGGAGAGAAAGCAAAGTACATTACAACTGTAGTGCGAACTGGATATAAGTTTGAGGGGAATGTATGA
- a CDS encoding diacylglycerol/lipid kinase family protein: MTKKKFEKVLLIVNPKAGQGDLHTNLAKIVPPLAANFPDLRILHTKKQGDATKYCQEFASKVDLIIVFGGDGTVFECTNGLAPLETRPTLAIIPGGTCNDFSRTLGVPQNISEAAKLITKEHVKPIDVAKANGQHFLNFWGIGLVSEVSNNIDAEEKAKLGKIGYYLSTIRTVKNAETFPVKITYDGQVYEDEAVLVMVGNGEYLGGIPSFIPNVKCDDGTLDIFVVKSTGIQAFKDYIGKKLFEDSNENDIFHVKAKSIHIETEEEKEVDTDGESSLHTPCHIELLQGHFTMIYNPAVV; the protein is encoded by the coding sequence ATGACAAAGAAAAAATTTGAAAAAGTACTCCTCATCGTAAATCCAAAAGCTGGACAAGGCGACTTACATACAAATTTAGCGAAAATCGTACCACCTCTTGCGGCGAATTTTCCTGACTTACGTATCCTTCATACGAAAAAACAAGGTGATGCAACAAAATATTGTCAGGAGTTTGCTAGTAAAGTAGATTTAATTATCGTCTTTGGCGGTGACGGAACTGTATTTGAATGCACAAACGGCTTAGCTCCTCTTGAAACTAGACCTACACTTGCAATTATTCCAGGCGGAACTTGCAACGACTTCTCTCGCACACTTGGTGTTCCGCAAAACATTTCAGAAGCGGCAAAACTTATCACAAAGGAACACGTAAAACCAATTGACGTTGCAAAAGCAAATGGACAACATTTCTTAAACTTCTGGGGCATTGGTCTCGTATCTGAAGTATCAAACAATATCGATGCAGAAGAAAAAGCAAAACTTGGAAAAATCGGCTACTACTTAAGCACAATTCGAACTGTAAAAAATGCTGAAACATTCCCAGTTAAAATCACTTACGACGGACAAGTATATGAAGATGAAGCTGTTCTTGTTATGGTTGGAAACGGTGAATATCTTGGTGGTATTCCCTCCTTTATTCCGAACGTAAAATGTGATGACGGTACACTTGATATTTTCGTAGTTAAGTCAACAGGCATTCAAGCGTTTAAAGATTATATCGGAAAGAAACTATTTGAAGACTCAAATGAAAATGATATTTTCCATGTAAAGGCGAAATCCATTCATATTGAAACAGAAGAAGAAAAAGAAGTAGATACAGATGGCGAAAGTTCACTTCATACACCGTGTCATATTGAATTGTTGCAAGGGCACTTTACGATGATTTATAATCCTGCGGTTGTATAA
- a CDS encoding DUF2199 domain-containing protein, with translation MKRRRKSGEKVQMNRFTLPLCYESVAPYYYYEVAPHEREGRFHLTSDLCVMDDEHYFIRGCLEIPIIDYHENFIWTVWASLSKESYDEVLEKWDERGRENSDPYFGWLSVEIPVYPETLNLKTNVHIREVGMAPYVELEPTEHPLAIEQRNGITLERVKEIQEMIQQHN, from the coding sequence ATGAAAAGAAGAAGAAAATCTGGAGAAAAAGTACAGATGAATCGTTTTACACTTCCTTTATGCTACGAAAGTGTAGCGCCATATTATTATTACGAGGTGGCGCCTCATGAAAGAGAGGGACGGTTCCATTTAACATCAGATCTTTGTGTAATGGACGATGAACATTACTTTATTAGAGGATGTTTAGAGATTCCTATAATTGATTATCACGAAAATTTCATTTGGACTGTGTGGGCATCACTTAGTAAAGAAAGTTATGATGAAGTATTAGAGAAGTGGGATGAAAGAGGCCGAGAAAATAGTGATCCTTACTTTGGTTGGTTATCTGTAGAAATACCAGTTTATCCAGAAACACTAAATTTAAAAACAAATGTACATATAAGAGAAGTAGGAATGGCGCCGTATGTTGAATTAGAGCCAACCGAGCATCCTTTAGCGATCGAACAAAGAAATGGAATTACTTTGGAGAGAGTTAAAGAAATACAAGAAATGATTCAACAACATAACTAG
- a CDS encoding FeoA family protein, which yields MSLVDIKIGEKVLVKSIQSLDQLLKRRLAAFGLAEGSELRLKQKAMFKGPCTLECRGQLISIRHCDAKMIKVELA from the coding sequence ATGAGCTTAGTAGATATTAAAATTGGAGAGAAAGTGTTAGTAAAAAGTATTCAGTCTTTAGATCAGCTATTAAAGCGTAGACTAGCTGCTTTCGGTCTTGCTGAAGGAAGCGAACTTCGCCTGAAACAGAAAGCGATGTTTAAAGGTCCTTGTACATTGGAGTGTCGTGGACAGTTAATTAGTATTCGTCATTGTGACGCGAAAATGATAAAGGTGGAATTAGCGTGA
- a CDS encoding sensor histidine kinase gives MRKGIVLKLFTLTTALCMLILATIFIGQTIFFKQYYANRKVEDIKVNLNSFEKNYLNYAGSADGIQKLEQEFLRENNTWITTLDQNGNLKHADDFYVEITLERWAEKQFGQKTITIPLYNLMNIDEIESRILPSLVGKKVYFSGLLRNDSFITSYLQSAEGSLSWANKPLSKKLAERELKASEEKPKVAQDLIDEERKKVAGNLSDLEKKRVAQNSDFNINGTITKVQPSDGTVPVNPIYKNNLFLDNIKEFQTDLLLKESNKIRYTIETMDFEKNDIKYKLLIKPIKEKDGSVAYIYAMASLQPVDEAVQMVQDYYIYIIAFVVVLVFLASFYYSKQIAKPLLKINDTTKKIAHLDFTEKIPITSKDEIGDLSKNINTLSNKLHSHIGQLEQDIEKERKLEKTRKEFISGVSHELKTPLSIMKSCISILKDGVAEHKKEYYFQAMEREVDKMDTLILDMLELAKFESGTYKMKMDSFYIDTVIEDICEHLSVEIEKKELRVHKNIGPFEVVANQGRIEQVIVNFITNAIRYTPNKEDIIISTIDEKNRIKVCIENKGTHIEEEQLDKIWDRFYRVDAARHRSQGGTGLGLAISKNILELHDAEYGVKNTEDGVLFYFYLLKKA, from the coding sequence ATGAGAAAAGGGATTGTACTAAAATTATTTACTCTCACAACAGCATTATGTATGTTGATTTTAGCGACGATTTTTATTGGACAAACGATATTTTTCAAACAATATTATGCAAATCGAAAAGTGGAAGATATTAAAGTGAATTTAAATTCTTTTGAAAAGAACTATTTAAATTATGCAGGAAGTGCAGATGGAATCCAGAAGCTGGAGCAAGAATTTTTAAGAGAAAATAACACGTGGATTACAACATTAGATCAGAATGGAAATTTAAAACATGCGGATGATTTTTATGTGGAGATTACTTTAGAGCGTTGGGCAGAGAAACAATTTGGACAAAAAACAATCACTATTCCTCTGTATAACCTCATGAATATAGATGAGATTGAAAGTAGGATACTACCTAGTTTGGTAGGAAAAAAGGTTTATTTTAGTGGTTTGCTAAGAAATGACAGTTTCATCACATCATATTTACAGTCAGCAGAGGGGAGTTTGAGTTGGGCTAATAAACCACTAAGTAAGAAGTTAGCTGAAAGGGAACTTAAGGCAAGTGAGGAAAAGCCAAAAGTAGCACAAGATTTAATCGATGAGGAAAGAAAAAAAGTTGCTGGGAATTTGAGTGATTTGGAGAAGAAGAGGGTTGCTCAAAATTCCGATTTCAATATAAATGGGACAATTACGAAAGTGCAGCCTTCTGATGGAACAGTTCCCGTAAATCCAATTTATAAAAACAATTTATTTTTGGATAATATAAAAGAATTTCAAACTGATTTATTATTAAAAGAAAGCAATAAAATACGATATACAATAGAGACAATGGATTTTGAAAAGAATGATATAAAGTATAAATTATTAATTAAGCCAATAAAAGAAAAAGATGGATCAGTAGCATATATATATGCGATGGCTTCTTTACAACCAGTAGATGAGGCTGTACAAATGGTACAAGATTATTACATTTACATTATTGCATTTGTAGTCGTTTTGGTTTTTCTAGCTTCGTTTTATTACTCGAAACAAATTGCAAAACCGCTACTAAAAATAAATGATACAACGAAAAAAATAGCGCATTTAGATTTCACAGAAAAAATACCAATTACTTCAAAAGATGAAATTGGTGATTTATCGAAAAATATTAATACGCTATCGAATAAACTCCATTCGCATATTGGACAGCTAGAACAAGATATTGAAAAGGAAAGAAAGCTAGAAAAGACGCGGAAGGAATTCATTTCTGGTGTTTCACATGAATTAAAAACACCGTTAAGTATTATGAAAAGCTGTATTTCTATTTTAAAGGATGGGGTAGCTGAACATAAAAAAGAGTACTATTTTCAAGCGATGGAACGAGAAGTAGATAAAATGGATACGTTAATTTTAGATATGCTTGAGTTAGCTAAATTTGAGTCAGGTACATATAAAATGAAAATGGATTCATTTTATATCGATACAGTAATTGAAGATATATGTGAACACCTTTCTGTAGAAATAGAGAAAAAAGAACTTCGTGTTCATAAAAATATAGGTCCATTTGAAGTAGTCGCAAATCAAGGCCGGATTGAACAAGTCATCGTGAACTTCATTACGAATGCCATACGTTATACACCGAATAAAGAGGATATTATTATTTCTACAATAGATGAGAAAAATCGTATAAAAGTGTGTATTGAAAATAAAGGTACTCATATTGAAGAAGAGCAATTAGATAAAATTTGGGATCGTTTTTATCGCGTGGATGCAGCACGTCATCGTTCACAAGGTGGAACAGGGCTTGGGCTTGCTATTTCAAAGAATATTTTAGAACTGCACGATGCTGAATATGGGGTAAAGAATACAGAAGATGGTGTGTTATTTTACTTCTACTTACTGAAAAAAGCGTAG
- a CDS encoding LPXTG cell wall anchor domain-containing protein, with amino-acid sequence MKKKLLPICAMALLTVGYSSVASADTGTVTKEEEAQVQQDKAKKEEAIKAQQKNEEEKKQAAQVQEKSDMAKKEAAIKEQQKNEVRKKEEAQVQQKKDAAKKEVAKPVVKGEKLPNTASNNVAMMGLSACLVAVGTLFGLNRRNKVKA; translated from the coding sequence ATGAAAAAGAAACTATTACCGATCTGTGCAATGGCACTTTTAACAGTAGGATATTCTTCAGTAGCAAGTGCGGATACTGGAACAGTAACAAAGGAAGAAGAAGCGCAAGTGCAACAAGATAAAGCTAAAAAAGAAGAAGCAATTAAGGCGCAGCAAAAAAATGAAGAAGAGAAAAAGCAAGCGGCACAAGTCCAAGAGAAAAGTGATATGGCTAAAAAAGAAGCTGCGATAAAAGAGCAACAAAAGAATGAAGTAAGGAAAAAAGAAGAAGCACAAGTGCAACAAAAAAAAGATGCGGCAAAAAAAGAAGTAGCGAAGCCAGTTGTAAAAGGTGAAAAATTACCAAATACAGCATCTAATAATGTAGCAATGATGGGATTAAGCGCATGTCTTGTAGCGGTAGGTACATTATTTGGTTTGAATCGTCGTAATAAAGTTAAGGCGTAA
- a CDS encoding ABC transporter permease — protein sequence MSLSSIALRNIKRNFKDYFIYFASMIFSIVIYFTFKALQYNSQISEAGDNIGRGFQLASVMLIIFVTIFIIYSNGFFTRKRKKEIGLYSLLGIRKKEIGKMLFYENMLMGLLSLVIGIIIGSLLSKGFLNLLVNMMELGVKVHFEVPIGAVIDTAVIFCFIILYTSFKGYRVIYQFKLIELFRADNEGEVMPKGSKIMAIISILLIGSGYFLSVTAIKNANSDNFMPLALYILLATVLGTYLLFMFFTIFVLKRVRNKKSSFYNGMQIVTTSQLLYRIKGNAKSLATIAVLSAVTLTAVGTSVTMYYNTYMQAKKYKPVSYSYEMKDNHVDRKVNEILKEEKNEVIHQYELETVKVIGEYGDDISNKDSLHARTTEIIAQSAFNRIAKYLNEETVSLKKTEAYAFDAMYSEGNRDSGVYKGRKAIFPIGEAAPVQVKDVQAQNITNLYELLFVVPDEVYEQAKKTIGAHTVKNIDVKDERNSKVLTEKLKKVIPEEDAEGREQFSDFYTIFRSGIETSGLMMFSGTFLGLVFLLATGSIIYFKQLTEAHADRERYIVLRKLGVTKKEMKKAIAKQMRFIFFTPLVLGILHTVFALKGLATVIPYEIAVPLLISIGVYSFIYIGYYLLTVRAYFRIVSK from the coding sequence ATGAGCTTATCTAGCATTGCGCTTCGTAATATAAAACGAAATTTTAAAGATTATTTTATATACTTTGCGTCTATGATTTTTAGCATCGTCATTTATTTTACATTTAAGGCGCTGCAATACAATTCACAAATAAGTGAAGCTGGAGATAACATCGGACGAGGATTCCAGCTTGCGAGTGTAATGCTCATTATTTTTGTTACGATATTTATTATATATTCGAATGGTTTCTTTACACGAAAACGTAAGAAAGAAATAGGTCTTTATTCTTTACTTGGTATTCGAAAGAAAGAAATAGGTAAAATGCTTTTTTATGAAAACATGTTAATGGGGTTATTATCGTTAGTAATCGGAATTATAATAGGTAGTTTACTTTCAAAAGGGTTCCTGAATTTACTTGTAAATATGATGGAGTTAGGTGTAAAAGTTCACTTTGAAGTACCGATTGGAGCGGTTATAGATACAGCAGTTATTTTTTGTTTCATTATTTTATACACATCGTTTAAAGGGTACCGCGTTATTTATCAATTTAAGTTAATTGAGCTATTCCGTGCAGATAACGAAGGCGAAGTCATGCCAAAAGGTTCTAAAATAATGGCTATCATTTCTATATTATTAATTGGATCAGGGTATTTCTTATCAGTAACGGCTATTAAAAATGCAAACAGTGATAACTTTATGCCACTTGCTCTTTACATTTTATTAGCAACAGTACTTGGAACGTATTTATTATTTATGTTCTTTACTATTTTTGTATTAAAAAGAGTGCGAAACAAAAAATCTTCATTCTATAACGGAATGCAAATTGTGACGACATCGCAGTTACTATACCGCATTAAAGGAAATGCGAAATCGTTAGCGACGATTGCAGTATTAAGTGCAGTAACTTTAACGGCGGTTGGAACTTCTGTAACAATGTATTACAACACATATATGCAGGCGAAAAAATATAAGCCAGTTAGTTATTCATATGAAATGAAAGATAATCATGTGGATCGTAAAGTGAATGAGATTTTAAAAGAAGAAAAGAATGAAGTCATTCATCAATATGAGTTAGAGACAGTAAAAGTGATAGGTGAATACGGTGATGATATTTCAAATAAAGATAGTTTACATGCAAGAACAACTGAAATAATCGCACAGTCAGCATTTAATAGAATAGCAAAATATTTGAATGAAGAAACTGTGTCTTTAAAGAAGACCGAAGCGTATGCATTTGATGCTATGTATAGTGAAGGAAATAGAGATAGTGGTGTATATAAAGGGAGAAAAGCTATATTCCCAATTGGAGAAGCAGCACCGGTACAAGTGAAAGATGTCCAAGCACAAAACATTACAAACTTATATGAACTTCTATTTGTCGTTCCGGATGAAGTGTATGAGCAAGCGAAGAAGACAATTGGAGCTCATACTGTGAAAAATATTGATGTGAAAGATGAAAGAAATAGTAAAGTGTTAACAGAGAAATTAAAGAAAGTAATACCGGAAGAAGATGCAGAAGGAAGAGAGCAATTCAGCGATTTCTATACGATATTCCGCAGCGGTATTGAAACGTCAGGTTTAATGATGTTTAGTGGAACTTTCTTAGGTCTAGTATTTTTACTTGCAACAGGGTCTATCATTTACTTCAAACAATTAACAGAAGCGCATGCAGACCGTGAACGGTACATCGTTCTTCGAAAACTCGGTGTTACGAAAAAAGAAATGAAAAAGGCAATCGCAAAACAAATGAGATTTATCTTCTTCACTCCTTTAGTACTTGGTATATTACACACTGTATTTGCGCTGAAAGGATTAGCGACAGTTATTCCGTATGAAATTGCAGTTCCGTTGTTAATTAGCATTGGCGTGTATAGCTTTATTTATATTGGTTATTATTTGTTGACGGTTCGTGCTTATTTTCGGATTGTTAGTAAATGA
- a CDS encoding class D sortase, with protein MKLLNYIGIILMAIGLFMGSYYAVEWYKGKSSAQELTAEEIKNLKNIQDTQLAHETPVTSQVPSSQIEHKEGEKVAMLNIPKIKKKFSIYWGANDATLKKGVGMFVSDLTTTPSGGGHTVLSGHRDTVFTDLGELKEKDTLTLEYDNKTYTYEIQKTWITHADDRTVIIKKEEPLLTLTTCYPFDYIGDAPDRYIIEAKLTASYSK; from the coding sequence ATGAAGTTACTCAATTATATCGGTATCATATTGATGGCCATAGGGCTATTCATGGGATCATATTACGCTGTGGAATGGTATAAAGGAAAAAGCTCTGCGCAAGAATTAACGGCAGAAGAAATAAAGAATCTTAAAAATATACAAGATACTCAACTTGCTCATGAAACACCTGTAACTTCTCAAGTGCCTTCTTCTCAAATAGAACATAAAGAAGGAGAAAAAGTAGCAATGTTAAATATACCGAAAATAAAGAAGAAGTTTTCTATATATTGGGGAGCGAATGATGCAACGCTCAAAAAAGGAGTTGGTATGTTTGTTAGCGATTTAACGACAACGCCATCTGGAGGGGGACATACTGTATTAAGTGGGCACCGGGATACTGTATTTACAGATTTAGGAGAGTTGAAAGAAAAGGATACTCTTACTTTAGAGTATGATAATAAAACTTACACATATGAAATTCAAAAGACGTGGATTACCCATGCGGATGATCGTACTGTTATTATAAAAAAAGAAGAACCACTATTAACACTGACAACTTGTTACCCATTTGATTATATAGGAGATGCACCGGATAGATATATTATCGAGGCGAAGTTAACTGCTAGTTATTCAAAATAA